The Salvelinus alpinus chromosome 21, SLU_Salpinus.1, whole genome shotgun sequence genome has a segment encoding these proteins:
- the LOC139548129 gene encoding C5a anaphylatoxin chemotactic receptor 1 yields MDDMCSIFTEEELSLYNITDCEFVKPEGLGPVLGPRHLSALVFYGLVFLLGVPGNALVVWVTGFRMPRSVTSLWFLNLALADLLCCLSLPLLMVPLTMDQHWPFGPVACKLLKGLIYLIMYCSVLLLVLISLDRFLLVSRPVWCQNWRRPRKAGWVCVGVWLLALLGSIPQFVYVKEVQLSTSKSECLGLYTVASGWAITTVRFLVGFVLPFITIVACHWVVYSRARGGSGEGPGRVSEARSRRTLRVIVAVSLSFFLCWLPLHLLDFLVLSTPRHSSHSANVQLAHTLALCLAYCNSCLNPLLYVCLGRGFKQSINRSLRNMFNFATEESVTRQSMFKSTSERTQEINM; encoded by the coding sequence ATGGATGATATGTGCTCGATTTTCACTGAAGAGGAGTTGAGTCTCTACAACATCACTGATTGTGAATTCGTCAAGCCTGAGGGCCTTGGTCCTGTGCTCGGGCCCCGTCACCTGTCCGCCCTGGTGTTCTATGGCTTGGTCTTCCTGCTGGGTGTCCCGGGCAACGCTCTGGTGGTGTGGGTGACGGGCTTCCGCATGCCGCGCTCCGTCACCTCTCTGTGGTTCCTCAACCTGGCCCTGGCTGACCTGCTGTGCTGCCTGTCCCTGCCCCTCCTCATGGTGCCCCTGACCATGGATCAGCACTGGCCCTTTGGCCCTGTGGCCTGCAAGCTGCTCAAGGGCCTCATCTACCTGATTATGTACTGTAGCGTGCTGCTGCTGGTACTCATCAGCCTGGACCGCTTTCTGCTGGTCAGCCGgcccgtgtggtgccagaactggAGGAGGCCTCGCAAGGCTGGCTGGGTATGTGTTGGGGTGTGGCTCCTGGCTCTGCTGGGCAGCATCCCCCAGTTTGTCTATGTGAAGGAGGTCCAGTTAAGCACCAGTAAGTCAGAGTGCCTGGGATTGTACACTGTAGCCAGCGGCTGGGCTATCACTACAGTACGCTTCCTGGTGGGTTTCGTGCTGCCATTCATCACCATTGTGGCTTGTCATTGGGTTGTGTACAGCAGGGCCAGGGGGGGGTCTGGGGAGGGGCCTGGGAGGGTGAGTGAGGCGCGCTCCAGACGCACCTTGAGGGTCATTGTTGCCGTGTCGCTGAGCTTCTTCTTGTGCTGGCTTCCACTGCACTTACTGGACTTCCTGGTTCTATCAACCCCCCGGCACTCATCGCACAGCGCCAACGTACAGCTGGCCCACACTCTGGCCCTCTGCCTGGCCTACTGTAACAGCTGCCTCAACCCTCTGCTCTATGTGTGTCTGGGACGAGGCTTTAAGCAGAGTATCAATCGCTCCCTGCGCAATATGTTCAACTTTGCCACCGAGGAGTCGGTAACCAGACAGAGCATGTTCAAGAGCACATCAGAAAGAACCCAGGAGATTAATATGTGa
- the LOC139548128 gene encoding dapper homolog 3-like, translated as MEPAPRATVPQSFSAPYPPLEGIAEEVTAEEPWQWDPHSAQGWEDQATEEDFQQALRVEGYILGLIHRYAFSPRPCMPRTSLGPDPSISSSSSINRQSSLQRKPPLHTPEHCIPDPQDLYPDRECQAWGCDPLDREVWGGGGPSMEEDCYLSLPYPHSRPHSLAGGHPPSLDPPCGAKDPCLSSESDSPQHYPLPHSPASHKHLVRAQYIPGQACHAPVLSSHYPPEHSPSHYPPEPSKPSQTFVSPDQSSSKTRATGKKSREEGQSSKKPDHRTCRSQSENSLMGERAFPKHRYSTAERPQHQRCQGPHTGPQHSNTAGGQRWCSTLELSQEEGETQGEQAHRCPPRRARYTQACSHANPNHHSQVHAQPRLSEYPERAPLCRGEEGHVQAAPGESEFSMSEVYSPASSSLSSDSDEGGLVWPQQLPPRLAPSSSSSPQASSKVSSQPKAFVKIIASHALKKKILRFRAGSLKVMTTV; from the coding sequence ATGGAGCCAGCCCCTCGTGCCACTGTGCCCCAATCCTTCTCTGCCCCCTACCCACCCCTGGAGGGCATCGCTGAGGAGGTGACGGCTGAGGAGCCCTGGCAGTGGGACCCACACTCTGCCCAGGGTTGGGAGGACCAGGCCACTGAGGAGGATTTCCAGCAGGCTCTGAGAGTAGAAGGCTACATCCTGGGTCTCATCCATCGCTACGCGTTCTCACCCCGGCCCTGCATGCCTCGTACCAGTCTGGGGCCTgacccctccatctcctcctcatccAGCATTAACAGGCAGAGCAGCCTGCAAAGGAAACCCCCTCTTCACACCCCTGAGCACTGCATCCCTGACCCACAGGACCTCTACCCTGACCGTGAGTGCCAGGCCTGGGGATGTGACCCTCTAGACAgggaggtgtgggggggggggggcccatCCATGGAGGAGGACTGTTATCTGTCTTTACCCTACCCTCACTCCAGACCTCACTCCCTGGCCGGGGGGCATCCACCCTCCCTGGACCCCCCTTGTGGAGCTAAGGACCCTTGTTTAAGTAGTGAGTCTGATTCCCCCCAGCACTACCCACTGCCCCACTCCCCAGCTTCACATAAACACCTTGTCAGAGCACAGTACATTCCTGGGCAGGCATGCCACGCCCCTGTACTATCCTCACACTATCCTCCAGAACACTCCCCCTCACATTATCCTCCAGAGCCCTCCAAGCCCAGCCAAACATTTGTGTCCCCAGACCAAAGCAGCTCAAAGACCAGGGCCACGGGGAAGAAGAGTCGTGAGGAGGGACAGAGCTCCAAGAAGCCTGACCACAGGACCTGCCGCTCCCAGTCTGAGAACAGTTTGATGGGGGAGAGGGCTTTCCCTAAGCACAGGTACAGCACAGCCGAGCGCCCCCAGCACCAGAGGTGCCAGGGTCCACACACAGGCCCCCAGCACAGCAACACCGCTGGGGGGCAACGCTGGTGCTCCACCCTGGAGCTCAGCCAGGAGGAAGGGGAGACCCAGGGTGAGCAGGCCCACAGATGCCCACCTCGTAGGGCCCGCTACACCCAGGCCTGCTCTCATGCAAACCCCAACCACCACTCTCAGGTCCATGCCCAGCCTCGCCTCTCAGAGTACCCGGAGAGAGCACCTCTGTGTCGGGGAGAGGAGGGCCATGTGCAGGCTGCCCCTGGGGAGTCAGAGTTCAGCATGAGTGAGGTGTACTCCCCTGCCTCCAGCTCCCTCTCTAGTGACTCCGATGAGGGGGGGCTGGTGTGGCCCCAGCAGCTGCCCCCTCGTCTggccccctcctcttcctcctcccctcaggcctCCTCAAAGGTCTCCTCGCAGCCCAAGGCCTTTGTTAAAATCATAGCCTCTCATGCCCTAAAGAAGAAGATTCTGCGATTCCGCGCCGGCTCTCTCAAAGTCATGACAACAGTCTGA
- the LOC139548130 gene encoding dapper homolog 3-like has product MYHVFNFPMTAERSRNKERLEASLAGLGELELSKQRQECLVLRALALGEPMLENSTRNELSGFSSWGQENLTLRRQLRALQSSPWGLMLALEQQVCELRVDTDDVTYEGTQGDTMDSRPSSGFYESSEGQSPKGHSCPSEFPEPPSGWGYNSTERPKSLKDALQLTSESLMEPAPRATVPQSFSAPYPPLEGIAEEVTAEEPWQWDPHSAQGWEDQATEEDFQQALRVEGYILGLIHRYAFSPRPCMPRTSLGPDPSISSSSSINRQSSLQRKPPLHTPEHCIPDPQDLYPDRECQAWGCDPLDREVWGGGGPSMEEDCYLSLPYPHSRPHSLAGGHPPSLDPPCGAKDPCLSSESDSPQHYPLPHSPASHKHLVRAQYIPGQACHAPVLSSHYPPEHSPSHYPPEASKPSQTFVSPDQSSSKTRATGKKSREEGQSSKKPDHRTCRSQSENSLMGERAFPKHRYSTAERPQHQRCQGPHTGPQHSNTAGGQRWCSTLELSQEEGETQGEQAHRCPPRRARYTQACSHANPNHHSQVHAQPRLSEYPERAPLCRGEEGHVQAAPGESEFSMSEVYSPASSSLSSDSDEGGLVWPQQLPPRLAPSSSSSPQASSKVSSQPKAFVKIIASHALKKKILRFRAGSLKVMTTV; this is encoded by the exons ATGTATCATGTCTTTAATTTCCCAATGACTGCGGAGCGCAGTCGCAATAAGGAGCGCCTGGAGGCCAGTCTGGCCGGACTCGGTGAGCTGGAGCTCAGCAAGCAGAGGCAGGAGTGCCTGGTCCTCCGTGCTCTGGCTCTGGGGGAGCCCATGCTCGAAAATTCCACAAGGAACGAGCTATCGGGTTTCAGCAGCTGGGGGCAAGAAAACTTGACATTGAGACGTCAGCTG AGGGCGCTCCAGAGCTCCCCCTGGGGGCTAATGCTGGCACTGGAACAGCAGGTTTGTGAGCTGAGAGTGGACACAGATGATGTCACCTATGAGGGGACCCAAGGTGACACGATGGACAGTCGGCCCAGCTCAG GGTTCTATGAGTCGAGTGAGGGCCAGTCTCCAAAGGGGCATTCCTGTCCCTCTGAGTTCCCAGAGCCCCCCTCTGGCTGGGGCTACAACAGCACTGAGAGGCCCAAGTCTCTGA AAGATGCCCTCCAACTGACAAGTGAGAGTCTGATGGAGCCAGCCCCTCGTGCCACTGTGCCCCAATCCTTCTCTGCCCCCTACCCACCCCTGGAGGGCATCGCTGAGGAGGTGACGGCTGAGGAGCCCTGGCAGTGGGACCCACACTCTGCCCAGGGTTGGGAGGACCAGGCCACTGAGGAGGATTTCCAGCAGGCTCTGAGAGTAGAAGGCTACATCCTGGGTCTCATCCATCGCTACGCGTTCTCACCCCGGCCCTGCATGCCTCGTACCAGTCTGGGGCCTgacccctccatctcctcctcatccAGCATTAACAGGCAGAGCAGCCTGCAAAGGAAACCCCCTCTTCACACCCCTGAGCACTGCATCCCTGACCCACAGGACCTCTACCCTGACCGTGAGTGCCAGGCCTGGGGATGTGACCCTCTAGACAgggaggtgtgggggggggggggcccatCCATGGAGGAGGACTGTTATCTGTCTTTACCCTACCCTCACTCCAGACCTCACTCCCTGGCCGGGGGGCATCCACCCTCCCTGGACCCCCCTTGTGGAGCTAAGGACCCTTGTTTAAGTAGTGAGTCTGATTCCCCCCAGCACTACCCACTGCCCCACTCCCCAGCTTCACATAAACACCTTGTCAGAGCACAGTACATTCCTGGGCAGGCATGCCACGCCCCTGTACTATCCTCACACTATCCTCCAGAACACTCCCCCTCACATTATCCTCCAGAGGCCTCCAAGCCCAGCCAAACATTTGTGTCCCCAGACCAAAGCAGCTCAAAGACCAGGGCCACGGGGAAGAAGAGTCGTGAGGAGGGACAGAGCTCCAAGAAGCCTGACCACAGGACCTGCCGCTCCCAGTCTGAGAACAGTTTGATGGGGGAGAGGGCTTTCCCTAAGCACAGGTACAGCACAGCCGAGCGCCCCCAGCACCAGAGGTGCCAGGGTCCACACACAGGCCCCCAGCACAGCAACACCGCTGGGGGGCAACGCTGGTGCTCCACCCTGGAGCTCAGCCAGGAGGAAGGGGAGACCCAGGGTGAGCAGGCCCACAGATGCCCACCTCGTAGGGCCCGCTACACCCAGGCCTGCTCTCATGCAAACCCCAACCACCACTCTCAGGTCCATGCCCAGCCTCGCCTCTCAGAGTACCCGGAGAGAGCACCTCTGTGTCGGGGAGAGGAGGGCCATGTGCAGGCTGCCCCTGGGGAGTCAGAGTTCAGCATGAGTGAGGTGTACTCCCCTGCCTCCAGCTCCCTCTCTAGTGACTCCGATGAGGGGGGGCTGGTGTGGCCCCAGCAGCTGCCCCCTCGTCTggccccctcctcttcctcctcccctcaggcctCCTCAAAGGTCTCCTCGCAGCCCAAGGCCTTTGTTAAAATCATAGCCTCTCATGCCCTAAAGAAGAAGATTCTGCGATTCCGCGCCGGCTCTCTCAAAGTCATGACAACAGTCTGA